The following are encoded together in the Novipirellula caenicola genome:
- a CDS encoding winged helix-turn-helix domain-containing protein, whose product MKKEDVKIGGEYYANVTNKKVVVRIDAEHSSGGWEATNLTTNKKVRIKTAGRLQGAARQPTPATETRVRKHVAKPANQPANETAGGEKKLSCVKAALQVLESSGEPMNAQEMITAMVEQNLWESPGGKTPHATLYSAILRDLKRGDESRFVKTQRGRFTVRS is encoded by the coding sequence ATGAAAAAGGAAGATGTAAAGATTGGCGGAGAGTACTACGCGAACGTCACGAACAAGAAAGTGGTCGTGCGAATCGATGCGGAGCATTCTTCCGGCGGTTGGGAGGCGACGAACCTGACCACCAACAAAAAAGTCCGAATCAAAACCGCCGGCCGGCTGCAAGGGGCGGCGCGACAACCAACGCCGGCCACTGAGACTCGCGTTCGCAAACACGTCGCAAAGCCGGCGAACCAACCCGCGAACGAAACGGCAGGCGGCGAGAAAAAGTTGTCGTGTGTGAAAGCGGCTTTGCAAGTTTTGGAATCCTCTGGCGAACCGATGAACGCCCAGGAAATGATCACCGCGATGGTCGAACAAAACCTTTGGGAAAGCCCCGGAGGCAAGACGCCGCACGCGACGTTGTATTCGGCGATCCTGCGTGACCTCAAACGCGGCGATGAAAGCCGGTTCGTCAAAACGCAGCGGGGCCGGTTCACGGTTCGCAGCTAA
- a CDS encoding amidoligase family protein: MHANDIAFGIEIETHMPGNDATPIGGYHNGLPVAWLPAGWKAERDSSIRTPAGRKPCEFVSPVLRGHEGLRTVETAVDAIRDRGARVNESCGLHITISWNGDAAALARLISLIANHEKAIYASTGTRRRERNQWAKQIKTYGTKEAAKTRCERDRYHLLNLTHLARGKQRIEIRAFAGTLNKTKLIGYIQMILGLAELALNTKRCSGWDYAKKPGTKSCWDRPNAGHGETELNRLFYRLGWTKGWYKGDLRNKRFGELTAGETGCDFKPVKKKLLDLARKYDQAV, from the coding sequence ATGCACGCCAACGACATCGCCTTTGGTATCGAAATCGAAACCCACATGCCCGGAAACGACGCCACGCCGATCGGCGGCTACCACAACGGATTGCCGGTCGCTTGGTTGCCGGCGGGTTGGAAAGCAGAACGCGACAGTAGCATCCGCACACCGGCCGGCCGTAAACCCTGCGAATTCGTATCGCCGGTCCTTCGCGGACACGAAGGATTGCGAACGGTCGAAACCGCGGTCGACGCGATCCGGGATCGAGGGGCGAGGGTTAACGAATCCTGTGGCCTTCATATCACCATCTCTTGGAACGGCGACGCGGCGGCGTTGGCTCGCCTAATTTCGCTGATCGCGAACCATGAAAAAGCTATCTACGCTTCGACGGGAACGCGACGCCGCGAACGCAACCAATGGGCGAAACAAATCAAAACCTATGGCACGAAGGAAGCGGCCAAGACTCGCTGCGAACGAGACCGCTACCACCTTCTAAACCTGACGCACCTTGCTCGCGGCAAACAACGCATCGAGATTCGGGCATTCGCTGGCACGCTGAACAAAACGAAACTGATCGGCTACATCCAAATGATTCTTGGATTGGCTGAACTCGCCCTTAATACCAAACGCTGCAGCGGATGGGACTACGCCAAAAAGCCCGGCACCAAATCTTGCTGGGACCGACCGAACGCCGGCCACGGTGAAACGGAACTGAACCGGCTTTTCTACCGGCTCGGGTGGACGAAAGGTTGGTACAAGGGAGACCTTCGCAACAAACGCTTTGGTGAACTCACCGCCGGCGAAACCGGATGCGATTTCAAACCCGTCAAAAAGAAACTTCTCGACCTGGCCCGCAAGTACGACCAAGCGGTTTAG
- a CDS encoding DUF4314 domain-containing protein — protein MNHKANIKAGDRVRLVSMTDDPDPIPTGTTGTVVGVYPQSEWTQVDVDWDNGRALMLSIPPDVVERIGPPAADNQ, from the coding sequence ATGAACCACAAAGCAAACATCAAGGCGGGCGATCGCGTCCGCCTAGTTTCGATGACCGACGACCCCGACCCGATTCCCACTGGCACCACCGGAACGGTGGTCGGCGTGTATCCGCAAAGCGAGTGGACGCAAGTCGATGTCGATTGGGACAACGGTCGGGCACTGATGCTTTCCATTCCACCGGATGTCGTCGAGCGGATTGGACCGCCGGCGGCCGACAATCAATGA
- a CDS encoding DNA modification methylase, with protein MQVEMWSLDRIKPYENNPRINDDAVADVVQSINEFGFRQPIVVDTDGVIIVGHTRFKAAKVLNLAEVPVHVAKDMEPESVRAYRIADNRTGENAEWDYDLLPLEISALQESGFDCELLGFNSDELAKLLDPGVTQGLTDPDDVPEPPDEAITQPGDLWILGDHRLLCGDSTSVEDLDRLLDGAKIQLCNTDPPYNVKVEPRSKNAIAAGNSSFEAGKGKSKDGPKKMRAKDRPLANDFVSDEEFDRLLKAWFGNIARVLEPGRCFYIWGGFSNIANYPPVLSACGLYFSQAIIWDKMHPVMTRKDFMGAHEWAFYGWREGAGHKYFGPNNATDLWHVKKIPPQQLEHLTGKPAELAVMAMQYSSRKGDNVLDLFGGSGSTLIGAEQTGRKAFLMELDPPYCDVIVDRYQRFTGKKAVLERTGESPIPVVAREENMR; from the coding sequence ATGCAGGTCGAAATGTGGTCGCTTGATCGGATCAAGCCTTACGAAAACAATCCTCGTATCAACGACGACGCAGTTGCGGACGTCGTGCAAAGCATCAACGAATTCGGATTTCGCCAACCTATCGTGGTTGACACCGACGGCGTGATCATCGTCGGCCATACCCGGTTCAAGGCCGCCAAGGTGTTGAATCTTGCAGAAGTGCCGGTTCACGTCGCGAAGGACATGGAACCTGAATCGGTCCGGGCCTACCGGATCGCCGACAACCGCACCGGCGAAAATGCAGAGTGGGATTACGACTTGCTGCCCCTGGAGATCAGTGCGTTGCAAGAGTCGGGGTTCGATTGCGAATTGCTCGGATTCAATTCGGATGAGTTGGCTAAACTGCTCGACCCGGGCGTCACGCAAGGCTTGACCGATCCGGATGACGTTCCCGAACCACCCGACGAAGCGATCACGCAACCCGGTGATCTGTGGATCCTCGGTGACCACCGGTTGTTGTGCGGCGACTCGACCAGCGTGGAAGACCTCGATCGGCTCTTGGACGGCGCGAAGATCCAATTGTGCAATACGGATCCGCCGTACAACGTAAAGGTCGAACCCCGCAGCAAGAATGCGATCGCGGCCGGCAACAGTTCCTTCGAGGCCGGTAAGGGCAAGTCGAAAGACGGTCCAAAGAAGATGCGAGCTAAGGACCGGCCGCTGGCCAACGACTTTGTTTCCGATGAGGAATTTGACCGCTTGTTGAAAGCTTGGTTCGGCAACATTGCCCGCGTTTTGGAACCCGGTCGTTGCTTTTACATTTGGGGAGGCTTTTCGAATATCGCCAACTATCCGCCTGTCTTGTCAGCCTGCGGTCTATATTTCTCGCAAGCCATCATCTGGGACAAAATGCACCCGGTGATGACGCGGAAAGATTTCATGGGGGCACACGAGTGGGCGTTCTATGGATGGCGTGAAGGTGCCGGCCACAAGTATTTTGGCCCGAATAACGCAACGGACCTGTGGCACGTCAAGAAAATCCCGCCACAGCAGCTCGAACACCTCACCGGCAAGCCAGCGGAACTGGCCGTGATGGCGATGCAATATTCGTCACGCAAAGGTGACAACGTACTCGATCTGTTCGGTGGCAGCGGATCGACATTGATCGGCGCGGAACAAACCGGTCGAAAGGCATTCTTGATGGAACTCGACCCGCCGTACTGCGATGTGATCGTTGACCGCTACCAGCGTTTCACCGGTAAGAAAGCGGTCCTCGAGCGCACCGGCGAGTCACCAATTCCCGTTGTGGCTCGCGAGGAGAATATGCGATGA